One stretch of Microcebus murinus isolate Inina chromosome 12, M.murinus_Inina_mat1.0, whole genome shotgun sequence DNA includes these proteins:
- the NAIF1 gene encoding nuclear apoptosis-inducing factor 1 → MAVPAKKRKMNFSEREVEIIVEELELKKHLLVNHFNAGVPLAAKSAAWHGILRRVNAVATCRRELPEVKKKWSDLKTEVRRKVAQVRAAVEGGEAPGPTEEDGAGGPVTGGGSGGSGPAVAPVLLTPMQQRICNLLGEATIISLPSTTEIHPVALGPTATAAAATVTLTQIPTETAYHTLEEGVVEYCTAEAPPPLPAEAPVEMMAQHTDASVKPQALKSRIALNSAKLIQEQRVTNLHVKEIAQHLEQQNDLLQMIRRSQEVQACAQERQAQAMEGTQAALSVLIQVLRPMIKDFRRYLQSNTPSPAPASDPGQVAQNGQPDSIIQ, encoded by the exons atGGCCGTCCCAGccaagaagaggaagatgaactTCTCCGAGCGGGAGGTGGAGATCATCgtggaggagctggagctgaaaAAGCACCTGCTGGTGAACCACTTCAATGCCGGGGTCCCCTTGGCCGCCAAGAGCGCAGCCTGGCACGGCATCCTGAGAAGGGTCAACGCTGTGGCCACCTGCCGCAGGGAGCTGCCTGAGGTCAAGAAGAAGTGGTCTGACCTCAAGACTGAGGTCCGTCGCAAGGTTGCCCAGGTCCGGGCCGCCGTGGAGGGTGGCGAGGCACCGGGGCCCACTGAGGAGGATGGAGCTGGTGGGCCTGTGACAGGCGGTGGCAGTGGCGGCAGCGGCCCAGCTGTAGCCCCAGTACTGCTGACTCCCATGCAACAACGCATCTGCAACCTGCTGGGCGAGGCCACCATCATCAGCCTGCCCAGTACCACAGAGATCCACCCCGTGGCCCTCGGACCCACGGCCACTGCAGCTGCAGCCACGGTCACCCTGACACAGA TCCCCACTGAGACAGCCTATCACACACTGGAGGAAGGAGTGGTGGAGTACTGCACTGCTGAGGCCCCCCCACCTTTGCCGGCCGAGGCCCCCGTGGAGATGATGGCCCAGCACACAGATGCATCTGTCAAGCCGCAGGCACTTAAGAGCCGAATTGCCCTCAACTCTGCCAAGCTGATACAGGAGCAGCGGGTCACCAACCTGCATGTGAAGGAGATTGCCCAGCACCTGGAGCAGCAGAACGACCTCCTGCAGATGATCCGCCGCTCCCAGGAGGTGCAGGCCTGTGCCCAGGAGCGCCAAGCCCAAGCCATGGAGGGTACCCAGGCGGCCCTGAGCGTCCTCATCCAGGTCCTCCGGCCCATGATCAAAGATTTCCGCCGCTACCTGCAGAGCAACACACCCAGCCCGGCTCCTGCCTCTGACCCTGGACAGGTGGCCCAGAACGGGCAGCCGGACAGCATCATCCAGTGA